A DNA window from Fuerstiella sp. contains the following coding sequences:
- a CDS encoding DUF1501 domain-containing protein, with protein sequence MNEVTEFLKHVITRRQLLRDGSTGIGAMALQTMLSPEALVARISEPGSMWPARAKRVIFLFMNGAPSQLDLFDYKPLVDRHHGQELFKTYDDKSKSWSDKGFVRKTQRLTGMTSGQNSFPVARSNWKFRQYGEGRAWISDLLPHTAAVADNLCFIKSMHTEAINHDPGVTFFQTGHQQPGRPSMGAWMSYGLGTENESLPTFCVLISNGTGRPGSQPVYTKLWSNGFLPGVHQGVELRGGQTPVLYLNSQPGETVSARKRMIARIEALNQLQIEAFGDPEITTRIAQYEMAFRMQLSVPEATDISNEPKHVLDAYGPECQQPGKFAANCLLARRLAERGVRFIQLYHRGWDQHGGMTSALPKQCHDVDQPQAALIADLKQRGMLDDTLVIWGGEFGRTTYSQGRVGKSANGRDHHPRCFTYWMAGAGVRPAMTYGETDDVGYNIARDPVHVHDFQATVLHLMGIDHERLTFKHQGRRFRLTDVHGEVVKAILA encoded by the coding sequence ATGAACGAAGTCACCGAATTCCTGAAACACGTGATCACACGCCGTCAACTGCTGCGTGACGGAAGTACGGGGATTGGGGCCATGGCCCTTCAGACCATGTTGTCGCCTGAAGCCCTGGTCGCCCGCATCTCCGAACCTGGCAGCATGTGGCCGGCCCGTGCCAAGCGTGTGATATTTTTGTTCATGAACGGTGCGCCCTCTCAACTGGATTTGTTCGACTACAAACCCCTGGTGGACAGGCATCACGGTCAGGAACTGTTCAAGACCTACGACGATAAGTCGAAGTCCTGGAGTGACAAGGGATTCGTCAGGAAGACACAAAGACTCACCGGAATGACGTCGGGGCAGAACTCGTTTCCCGTCGCGCGTTCGAACTGGAAATTTCGGCAGTACGGTGAGGGGCGGGCCTGGATCAGCGACCTCCTGCCGCATACTGCCGCGGTGGCCGACAATTTGTGCTTCATCAAATCGATGCACACCGAGGCGATCAACCATGATCCCGGCGTGACCTTTTTCCAGACGGGACATCAGCAGCCCGGCCGTCCCAGCATGGGAGCCTGGATGAGTTACGGACTGGGAACCGAAAACGAGAGTCTTCCCACGTTTTGTGTACTGATTTCCAACGGCACGGGACGTCCGGGCAGTCAGCCGGTTTATACGAAACTGTGGAGCAACGGTTTTTTACCCGGTGTGCACCAGGGGGTCGAACTGCGGGGAGGTCAGACGCCGGTCCTTTACTTGAACAGTCAGCCGGGAGAAACCGTCTCGGCCCGCAAGAGAATGATTGCGAGGATCGAGGCACTCAATCAACTGCAGATCGAGGCCTTCGGAGATCCGGAAATCACCACACGGATCGCGCAATATGAGATGGCATTTCGCATGCAGTTGTCCGTGCCCGAAGCTACGGACATCAGCAACGAACCCAAACACGTACTGGACGCTTACGGGCCGGAATGTCAGCAACCGGGTAAATTTGCCGCCAATTGCCTGTTGGCCCGACGACTGGCCGAGCGCGGGGTCCGTTTCATCCAGTTGTACCACCGTGGCTGGGACCAGCACGGCGGAATGACCAGCGCGCTGCCCAAACAATGCCACGACGTCGATCAGCCACAAGCGGCACTGATTGCCGATCTGAAACAACGCGGGATGCTCGATGACACACTGGTCATCTGGGGCGGAGAGTTCGGGCGAACCACATACAGCCAGGGTAGAGTAGGTAAGTCGGCCAACGGACGCGACCATCATCCACGTTGCTTTACTTACTGGATGGCTGGCGCCGGTGTTCGGCCGGCGATGACTTACGGTGAAACCGACGATGTAGGTTATAACATTGCCCGGGACCCGGTACATGTGCACGATTTTCAGGCCACTGTATTGCACTTGATGGGGATCGATCACGAACGACTGACCTTCAAACATCAGGGACGCCGCTTCCGACTGACCGACGTACATGGCGAAGTAGTCAAAGCCATACTCGCTTAA